The Physeter macrocephalus isolate SW-GA unplaced genomic scaffold, ASM283717v5 random_1360, whole genome shotgun sequence genome includes a window with the following:
- the LOC129391929 gene encoding fibulin-1-like: MLAGVQTLTSGVVSETAQEPCVAPTTGWARSQEPGRHSGGTVCLGGAAGGPAQRAPASPPPCSVVSPLAEWALTLFFLSVHFSCSRCERLPCHENQECPKLPLRITYYHLSFPTNIQVPAVVFRMGPSSAVPGDSMKLAITGGNEEGFFTTQKVSHHSGVVALAKPVPEPRDLLLTIRMDLSRHGTVSSFVAKLYIFVSAEL; this comes from the exons ATGCTTGCCGGCGTGCAGACGCTCACGTCGGGGGTCGTCTCCGAGACCGCTCAGGAGCCCTGTGTCGCCCCGACCACTGGCTGGGCGAGGAGCCAGGAGCCTGGACGACACTCAGGGGGCACGGTGTGCCTGGG AGGGGCGGCGGGAGGCCCCGCCCAGCGAGCCCCCGCTTCCCCGCCCCCATGCTCTGTTGTTTCTCCGCTTGCCGAATGGGCCCtaaccctcttcttcctctctgtccaCTTTTCTTGCAGCCGCTGCGAGCGCTTGCCTTGCCATGAGAATCAGGAGTGCCCCAAGCTGCCTCTGAGAATAACCTACTACCACCTCTCTTTCCCCACCAACATCCAAGTGCCCGCCGTGGTTTTCCGCATGGGCCCCTCCAGTGCCGTCCCCGGGGACAGCATGAAGCTGGCCATCACCGGCGGCAACGAGGAGGGCTTTTTCACCACCCAGAAGGTGAGCCACCACAGTGGGGTGGTGGCCCTCGCCAAGCCCGTCCCCGAGCCCAGGGACTTGCTCCTGACCATCAGGATGGACCTCTCTCGCCACGGCACCGTCAGCTCCTTTGTGGCCAAGCTTTACATCTTTGTGTCCGCAGAGCTCTGA